Sequence from the Candidatus Eisenbacteria bacterium genome:
CGGCCTGGACGATAGAACCTACTGGTGGCGCGTCCGTGCCAAAAACGCTGCAAACCTGTGGGGTGATTGGAGTCAGACACTATCGTTTGCAGTCAGAACCGGATACAGTTGGAACTTAAGCTGGGGATCCCGCGGCTCAGGCGACGGTCAGTTCGCTAGCCCGTGGGGCATCGCTGTCGACGGAAGCGGGAACGTGTATGTGGCGGATACGCAGAACAATCGAATCCAGAAGTTTACGTCCGACGGGGTCTTTGTCGCGAAATGGGGCTCCACTGGAATCGATACTCTTCAATTCTTGGGGCCGATGGGCATAGCGATTGACGGGCAAGGGCATATCTACGTAGTGGACAGCGGGAATAACCGTGTCCAGAAGCTCACTGACACCGGAGTGTTTGTGGTCAGCTGGGGTTCGGACACCGGTGGCAAATACGGCCCCCTCATTGCTCCCACTTCTGTGGCAGTGGACGGGAGCGGTTTTGTCTACGTGACAGACAGCGGGAATGATCGTGTTCAAAAATATGGTTCGACAGGCACTTCCATGTGGGCCTGGGGCTCTTCCGGCACGGGCGATGGGCAGTTCAATTCTCCGAAAGGGATTGCGATTGACTGGACCGGCCTTGTGTGCGTGGTGGATAGCGGGAATAATCGTGTCAAGAAGTTCAATTCGAGTTTTGGCCAGTACAGTTCGGGTTGGGGTTCATATGGCAATGGAGACGGTGAGTTCAACGGTCCCCGCGGTATTGCGGTCGGTCCGGGCGGACACATATTTGTGACACAAGGGGAGTCACCGTCCTACGGCTCCCGGATCCAGAAGTTCAAATGGGATGGCACATTCGTAGCGAGTACCGGTGCGCACGGCAGTGGAGTCAGACAATTCAATTCGCCCCGGGGCATTGCCCTGGACGGGAGCGGGCGCGTCTATGTCGCTGACAGTGGAAACAACCGTATTGTGAGACTTGATCCCAAGTAGTGCGGTCCTCATTGTATACTGCTCAACCGTTGTCTCAAGTCGGGCTCTCGACATAAGACATGAAAAATTGCTTGACGTTGCCGATACGTGTTGTAGACTGCGGTTGTTAAATGTTTGCCTTTAAACTAGTACAGCGAGACTAGTAAGGAGACTTGATGAAAAGAAAAGTTGGCCTTCCCGGAAGTTTCACCGGTGGAGGCATTTTTTTTGGACGGAGGATGAATGAAGCCGCTCAGGGAAAAAGCCAAGATTCTTGATGAAGAAGGCGTGCGAAGGGTGCTTACAAGAATTGCCCACGAGATCGTCGAGAAGAACGGCGGAACCGGGCATCTCGCCCTTATTGGCATACGAACTCGCGGAGTTCCCCTTGCAGAAAGAATCAGAAAGATGATTGCTGCTTTCGAGAACAAAGAACTCCCGATGGGAACACTTGATATCACTCTCTACCGGGACGATCTGGAGCTCATATCACCTCAGCCGATCGTCAAGCGAACTGATATCCCGTTCAACATTCAGGATAAAGTTGTCGTGCTCGTAGATGACGTTCTCTTCACCGGCAGAACTGTGAGGGCTGCCATGGACGAGCTCATAGATTTCGGCAGGCCTCGCGAGATTCAGCTTGCCGTGCTGATCGACAGAGGACACAGGGAATTCCCCATCCGGGCAGACTATGTTGGGAAGAATGTTCCGACTTCGAGAAAAGAAATAGTCCATGTGGAACTTAAGGAAGAAGATGGAGTGGACGGAGTCACCATTGAGGAACCGGTGGAACCCTAAGGAGGCACCCGACTTTGCTGAACAGAAAAGACCTTCTCGGCCTCGAAGATCTTACTAAGGAAGAAATCGTCACGATTCTTGATACGGCGAGCTCATTCAAGGAAGTCCTTGAGCGGCCCATTAGAAAAGTTCCTGCGCTTCGCGGGAAGACGGTCG
This genomic interval carries:
- the pyrR gene encoding bifunctional pyr operon transcriptional regulator/uracil phosphoribosyltransferase PyrR; this translates as MKPLREKAKILDEEGVRRVLTRIAHEIVEKNGGTGHLALIGIRTRGVPLAERIRKMIAAFENKELPMGTLDITLYRDDLELISPQPIVKRTDIPFNIQDKVVVLVDDVLFTGRTVRAAMDELIDFGRPREIQLAVLIDRGHREFPIRADYVGKNVPTSRKEIVHVELKEEDGVDGVTIEEPVEP